TCTGCTTGTACTTCCCCTTGGCAGAGACAGCGTTGGCCACCTGAGAACAGGAGAGTGGGTAAGGAGCAGGAAGGACAGGGAACGGGACTATGGGatgcgtggagacctcaaagcagcttccagtgtctgaagggggctacaaggatgctggagagggactcttcatcaggggctggagcaataggacaaggggtgatgggtacATATGTACCATAGTGTCTTAGGAGTACCACAGAGTGCAAGCGAGCACCACAGACATCTCCAGGACCCAGAGAACCAGCAGGACTTCCCCAAGGGCGCGATCTGCCTGGACACATGGCAGCAAGCTTATGACAGCGACCCAAGTCCCACGAGCTTGGACTTTGACACTCACCCGCAGTAACATGTTCAGCAGGTCTTCCGAAGGGGCATATTGCTCCAGCACACTGTCCAGGGTTTCCACATACCATGAGCCACTTGACACCTCCCTCCAGGAGACAAAACCTGCAGAGGAAGAATGAGAACATCACTGCCAAAGACAGTTTTATGTTCTCGTCTCACTAAGTTCCTGCCATTTCCAATTGCCCCAAACCTCCCCCAACTTTGGCTACGAATCTCCAACATTTTGGCCAATTCCTCTGGGGATCTCACCTGGAAAAGTTGAGTAGGAGACCAAGATGTCACTGGGAGTGGGCAAACTGGCTACGGCATCTGGCTCATCCATGTTACCTGATGGAGCCTGGAAAGGAGTCGCGTCTGACTCCACAGAACCTCTGGGAGCTTCATCTCCAGGTGAACTGGAATCCACTACAAAGCCTCGATCTCTTTGCTCTGGAAAAGGCAGGAACAAGTCAGTTCCCAACGTTCATATTACTCAATTGCTCAATGGTGAGATGActggaggccatgaggatgatcaagggctggagcacctcctgaatggagacaggctgagaacattggggctgttcagcctggagaagagaagctgcgtggagagctcagagcagcttccagagtttgaagggggctgcaaggatgctggagagggactacCAGAGCCAAAACAAATGCGCTACCAGAGCCAAAAGAAAGATTCACCTCCACCACAGGCCTGGATGaagaagagtttgggttttcCTCTCAGACTCGGGCAATTGGACCCATTGAAATAGTTCACAATCTTTTCTATTGGAATCGGTTTTCCATCTGTTCCATAAACGCCTCCGGGGAACTGAACATGGCTCGTCTGCAAGAGGAAAATCCAGAAGCTAGGAATACAGAAGGGGAGGCCAGCTCCAAGGGAACCCATCTCTGATGGGTGCTCTGCAGCCTAAAGTTCCCAGAACAGAGCTTGATTCCTCACATTTGCTCCTTGTCAGGGTGAGGGGACAATCCAGCATCATCTGAAACATGCTAACACCCATCCTCCTATTGCCCAGCTCCTATCCCACCTCTTCCAGCAATGGGGTTTTCCATCCTCTGGGACAACAGGCACTTAACATCCACCATTTTCCTAACAGTGACTCTCCCCTCCTCATTCTGTGAGGCCTCACACTTGAGATAAAACAGGCTTTACTATTGATAGCATATTCCCCGTCAGAGCTGGAGACACAGGAAGGCCTGAATGGCCACAGCACGAGGGTCAGCTCTGCCTCCTTTCACTCCAGGCCTGTCATTCAGCTCAAAATTATACAGCCCAGCTTCCAAAATGGAGAACACTTGGCAAGGTTGGACCAAACtgtgctggagaagcagcacagagcaggagcgGTTCAGTTTGTATGTTCAACCCAGATACAAAATGTAACTCTTTCAATGTGCAGAGGCAGGGGAGCAGAAAACCTTGGGAATGACCCTGTTCCCATGCAGGCAGCCTGACTAATGGGCAGACGGAGAAATAGGAGGGACCCACCTGACAGCCATGGGAAAGGATGATCACAATGCAGCAGTCCAGGGCGCTGTGGTCCTGCCGTGCcagcttctgcagctctgaaaccaTGCCCTGCATGGGAAATATCACGGTAACAGTTGTTCAAACAATACCACAGACTGCTGCTGGGCACTGCTCttatcccagcctggtttgggttggaagggaccttaaagctcacccagctccaacccctgccacgggcagggaccccttccactgcagcagcttgctccaagcccctgtgtccaacctggccttaagcactgccagggatggggcagccacagcttctctgggcaccctgtgccagcgcctcagcaccctcacagggaagagcttctgcctaagagctcatctcagtctcccctcgggccggttaaagccattccccttggcctgtccctacaggcccttgcttTCAGCATGCTGCCAACATGGACACATTTCCCATCACGCACACTTGCATGGGCTCAATGTAGTGGCCTCACCTGAGCTTCCAGATCCTTCTGAGTCAGGACATCAAAGCTCAAGGCCCTGAAGCGCTTCTCCAGCTTCTCACAGTCCACGTCGGAGCCGTGACGAGTGGACAGACCCGAGCCTGTGGTGAAGTTGATGTTGTTGAGGATCAGGCAGCGCCCGCATGGATCCGCTCTCAGCTGGTAAACCTGCCAGGCACACAATGCACACACACCCTCTCATTCGAGTGCCTGCTGGCTATTCCTGCAGGATGCAATGCCAAGAACAGGAGTCCTTAAAGCAGTTCAGTTCACAGCTTTTCCATCTCTCCAAGCCTAAGGATGGATAAGAGGCTCCATCCTCCAGGTACATGTCATTATCAGCATCAGGGAATGCAAAACCACCCACCAAATAGGGTGAAAATTTGTGGaaagcagctgcttcttcaCCCAGAGTCTCCAATGGCAAGCTGAAGTTTCTAGAGGTCTTTTTAGGCATTGTCACCAAATGTGACCACAACAGCCCATGTgaggagctgggaatggggTAGAAAATCTCCCCCACTCATCTTTACCATCAACAGCAGCACCACAGGAATCTCATGAGGGCTACCCTCAGCCCTATGCTTCCAAACTCTAAACAGAATCTATGACAGAATCATGAGGTtggatgctccagacccctgagcatccttgtgacCCTGAGCAATGGCTCAGATGACAGACAGCAAGAACCAGCTATCCTAGGGTTATTTCCTGGTAGCCACCCACAAGGCCCAAAGCCTTTGCTTAACAGGTAATGTTTTCAGCGCAACCAAATACTGACCAGATCGCGGTTCCACTTGTCAACAGCCAAACCTACAACACACAACAGAGACACAGGACTTAGCTCTCCCACACTCCACGGCCAGGTGTTTTCCACCTTCCTCCCAAAATCCACATCGTTCCTTCCCTGTCGGCCCTGACACATTGGTGGTGTGTATGAATTCCCTGGCTCTCCAGAACAGCCTGGGCCACGGCTTACCCTGGACTGGCACAGGAGGTACCCGCGGTCTTTCACCCTCTGCTTGCACTGGAATGGACAAATGTTCTGGAAGGTTCACATCTGTAAAGACAGAGATCAGGCAGATCTCACTTCTCCCCCTTCTGACTTCATGCTACAAGTAAGCAACCCAGGGTCCTCAAAAGGAccctgctgtgatgctgcaaGGTCACATCACATCCATTTCCCCTCTGCAGGGTTTCACAGACTCAAGTTTCTTCTCACAACCACACAAACTGGATCCCCAAGCACATACAGAGGAGCACAACATGGTGAGGACATGGCAAAATGGCAAAATCCTGTGCAAAACCACAGACAAGGGTGCTCCTAACGCCACAAGCACACAGACCAAGCTCTGCAGTCATCTCTACAAGCCCTGCTCCAGGATAACGGAGCATGGCAGCAGGTTGAGGAGATCCTCCCTCTCTACTCAACCCTGATGAGGCCACATTGGAAGTCCTGAGTCCAGCTCTGGGCTCCTGagtacaagaaaaacaaggagctactggagagggCCCAGccgaggccacaaggatgctcagggctcTGGAGCATCTCCCTCATGAGGAGAGATTGCAGGAGCGGGGCCTGGTTAGTGCAGAGAAGAGCAgcctgagaggggatctcatcaaTGCACACCAATAGCTCAAAGGTGGGTGCCAacaggatggtgccagactctttccagtggtgcccagcgacaggatgaggagcaacggccataaactaaagcacagcaagtttcacctcaacatgagcaAGAACTTCTTTccattgagggtggcagagccgTGgcataggctgcccagggcgttgtggagtctccctctctgccACCCcacatgttgctgtttgcccAGAAACCAGTCACACCCTCGAGTCTTACTTTTAGGATGCTCTCTACGTAACTCCAGCTCGACAGGCCTCAGGTCTACCAGCTGGGGTGGTACCGATGCGCGCCCACACTCCTCAGTCAGCATGTCCGCGAGGTCGCCCTGCCCTGTGTCCCGCAGGATAGAGAGGAATACAGGGAAAGCCCGCTTCCCTCGAGTCTCCAGGTCAATGACCAGCTGCCGGGCTTGCTCTCCTCGGCTGCCAGCgctctgcagaggaggaaagCCCAGGATCACAGCCTGACACTGAGCAGAGGTGTGCTGCTGGGCCAGCCTTTCCCACCGATCTCCACGGAGGGGAAACCTCCACACAGGGTGAATGAGACCGAGACCAGAAGGACACGGTCACAGATCTCTCCAGCAGCCACTCAGACCCCAGCCCTGGACCCCTCCGATCACAAcccctggctgcctgccccATAGAGCCCACCATAGGGAGGGCAAGGGAGGAGGGAGCCCCCGCAGGACAGGGCACTGACAGCCCCAGTAACTGAGAGGGGACATGGGGGCCCCTCACCGCTGTCACCGCGCTGGGATGGACACCCGGAGGGAAAGCAAGGAGGGTCAAGGCCCGGGGCAGGCGTCACAGCTCCGATCTTTAGGGCCCACGGTAGGGAGGGACAAGGGCGGctcccccggcccggccgcaGCAGGGGGGGATCGGGGCCCTGCCGTGGCCTGTCCCTAGAGACGAGGGCGCCCGGGGCGCCGCCCTCACCTGCACGTCCTCCATCATGGGCCGGGTGAAGAGGCCGCGCTCCTGCAGCGGGCCCCAGAGCGGGGCCACCCGCAGGGCCGCCACCAGCCGCGCCCGGCCGCGCCGCAGGGCCCGGCGCTGCGCCTCCTCCATGGCCGCGCCCCGCCCGCCGCAACCGGAACCGCCGCCGTCTCCATGGTGACGGCGGGGCGGGCGCGCCGGAAGCGGCGGCGCAGGCTGAGGGCGGCCCGTCCGGTGCCCGGTGCCCGCGTCCCCACGTCCCCCCGCCGCAGCCATGGAGCTGGGCCGGGCCGGCCTGGCCTGGGCCGCCGCGCTGCTGCTGGCGGCGCTGGGGGCGCAGGCCGCGGCGGGGGACTTCGACCCGTACCGCGTGCTCGGGGTCGGCCGCAGCTCCAGCCAGGCCGACATCAAGAAGGCCTACAAGCGGCTCGCCCGGGAGTG
Above is a genomic segment from Lathamus discolor isolate bLatDis1 chromosome 16, bLatDis1.hap1, whole genome shotgun sequence containing:
- the LOC136022907 gene encoding caspase-9-like — its product is MEEAQRRALRRGRARLVAALRVAPLWGPLQERGLFTRPMMEDVQSAGSRGEQARQLVIDLETRGKRAFPVFLSILRDTGQGDLADMLTEECGRASVPPQLVDLRPVELELRREHPKNVNLPEHLSIPVQAEGERPRVPPVPVQGLAVDKWNRDLVYQLRADPCGRCLILNNINFTTGSGLSTRHGSDVDCEKLEKRFRALSFDVLTQKDLEAQGMVSELQKLARQDHSALDCCIVIILSHGCQTSHVQFPGGVYGTDGKPIPIEKIVNYFNGSNCPSLRGKPKLFFIQACGGEQRDRGFVVDSSSPGDEAPRGSVESDATPFQAPSGNMDEPDAVASLPTPSDILVSYSTFPGFVSWREVSSGSWYVETLDSVLEQYAPSEDLLNMLLRVANAVSAKGKYKQIPGCFNFLRKKFFFKCK